One Streptomyces dangxiongensis genomic window, GCCTCGGGCTGTGGCAGGTGCGCTGGCAGCGGCGGCTCGTGGTGCTCGGCAACAAGCTGAACAACCAGGCGTTCCAGACTCTGCGCGGCCTGCCCAAGCTGCGTGTGGCGGCGGCCGAGAACTACGCGTACGCGGCCTGGGCGCGGGAGTTCGCGCGCAGCCGGGAACTCCAGCAGCGGGCCGGCCGGATCAAGAACCTCACCACGGTCCTCGGCGCCGTGTACCTGCCGGTCTGCACGCTGCTGATGTTCATGCTGCTGGCGGGCCCGGCGAAGGGCGCCATGTCGGCGGCGGACTTCCTGGCCTTCAACACCTCGGTCACCATGCTGCTGACCTCGGTCACCCAGCTGACCGGCGCGTTCGTCTCGGCGGTGGCGGCGCTGCCGCTGTTCGAGGAGATCAGGCCGGTGCTCCGGGCCACGCCCGAGGTCCGCACGGCGAGCACCCGCCCGGGCCCGCTGTCGGGCGCGCTGGAGGCCCGCAGGCTGTCGTTCCGGTACGCCGACGACGGCCCGCTCGTCCTGGACGACGTGTCGTTCGCCGTACGGCCGGGCGAGTTCGTCGCCGTCGTCGGGCCGAGCGGCTGCGGCAAGTCCACGCTGCTGCGCCTGCTCATCGGCTTCGACCGGCCGGTCTCCGGCAGCGTCCTGTACGACGGCCAGGATCTCGCGGCCCTCGACCAGTCCGCGGTGCGCCGCCAGTGCGGGGTGGTCCTCCAGCACGCGCAGCCGTTCACCGGTTCCATCCTGGACGTCATCTGCGGCACCGGACCGTACACGCCGGAGGAGGCTATGGCGGCGGCCGAGCTGGCGGGGCTCGCGGAGGACATCCAGCGGATGCCGATGGGGCTGCACACGATCGTCGCGGGCAACGGCGCGATCTCCGGCGGGCAGCGGCAGCGTCTGATGATCGCGCAGGCCCTCGTCCGGCGCCCGCGGATCCTCTTCTTCGACGAGGCGACCAGTGCCCTGGACAACGACACCCAGCGCATCGTCATCGACAGCACCCGCAAGCTGAACGCCACCCGGATCGTCATCGCCCACCGCCTGTCGACCGTCCTGGACGCCGACCGGGTGATCGTGATGGAGGACGGCAAGGTCGTCCAGCAGGGCGCCCCGGCCGACCTCCTCGCCGACACCACGGGCCGCCTGCACGAACTGGTACGCCGGCAGCGGGCCTAGCCGGTCCTCTGGGGAGACCGTGTCTAGCCGCGCTCCCCCGGGGTCCCCGGCGGGCCGTCCGAGGAGCCCGGCAGCTCGCCGAGCGCGCCCGGCAGACGGTCCAGCGGTTCCGGCCCGTCGTCGTCGCCGTACTCCGGCCCGTCGTAGTGGGACGGCATCCAGTGGTGCCGGCAGAACCAGCGGCCGAACAGGGCGCCGCCGTAGATGACGAACCCCACGCCGATGAGCCACGACTCGACCACGAGCACGGTGCCGACGGCGCCGTAGCTGAGCGCGTTGGTCACGATGAGCGGGGTGAAGACGAGCGAGGAGAACGCCCGCAGGCCGACCAGGCCGATCACCGTCGCCAGCGCCCCCGGCAGCAGGGCGCGCCAGCGGATCTGCCCGCCCAGCAGGAATCGCTGTCCCCACCAGAAGAACAGCACGGCGCTGACCGTGGAGAGCACGATCCGCTGGCTGCCGTGCAGCGCCGCCTTCGTCGTCACCTCCTGGTAGAGGTACGCCGTCAGCACCACCAGCCAGGTCGCCTGCCGCCAGACCCGGTGCCAGGGGCCCGCCGCCAGCCGCCAGATCCGCTCGTAGGCGTTCTGCACGCTGCCGCCGAAGGACACGCCGAAGACGGCGAGCAGGACCGCGCTCCAGACGCTGGTGGTGCCGATGACCTTGCGCGGGGGGCTGATCACGTCGGTGAGCACCCGCGCGGAACGCCCGGACAGCCCCATGCCGTCGGTGAGCCACGAGGCGAACCCGCCCCGCACCAGGGGATCCGCGGCGGCCACCACGATCAGCAGCGGCGCCAGCGTCACCAGGGCCAGCGTGGCGAACCCCATGGCCCGGTGCATCAGCTCCAGCTCGCGGCCGTGCGCGAACAGCGCCCGGACGCCGAGCCACTTCCACGCGCGGTGCAGGCCGCGCCGCCACCGCCTCACGGCTCCTCCCGTGCTCGCCGCCCACACGTCTCCCTGTGCCGATTCATCCACCCCGGCCCGCACCGGGCAACTCGCGGCCGGGTCACGCACCGCCGCACGGCGCCACGGCGACACGGCCGGGACGTCCGCCGTTTCCGCACCGCGCCACCGGAGAATCGGAAGCCGTGCGGACCACGGACCATCATGCGCCGGGCGCCCGGCGGCGGACGCTGATCGTGAGCGCGAGCATGGGCGCCGGCCACGACACCGTGGCCGCCGAACTCGCGCGGCGGACCACCGCGGCCGGGCACGAGGCGTACGTCGTGGACGTCCTGCGGCTGCTGCCGTACGGGCTCGGCACGGGCCTGCGCCGCGGCTACCAGGCGTCGGTACGGCACCTGCCCTGGGTGTACGCCGGTCTCTACGGCGCGTTCCTGCGCGAGGGGCCCGGCCGGCGGCCGAGCGGGGGTCCCGCTGGCGCGGCTGGCCGGGGACCGGCTGACGGACCTCGCGGACCGCACGGGCGCCGACGTGGTGGTGTCCGTGTTCCATCTGGCCGCGCAGCTCACCGGCCATCTGCGGGCCCGGGGCCGGCTGCGGGTGCCCAGCGCCGTCTTCCTGCTGGACTTCGCGGTGCACCGGCAGTGGCTGCATCCGGGCAACGACCGGTACCTGTGTCTGACGGACGCGGCGGCGGCCGACGTGCGCCGCTCCCTCGCCGTACCCGTGATCACCACCGGGCCGGTGGTCGCGCCGGCCTTCCGCGCGCCGGCCCCCGGGGCGGCGTGCTGGCGGGAGCGTTCCGCCGGCCGTGCGCCCGGCCGGCCACCGGTGCTGCTGTCCGCGGGTGCCTGGGGCGCGGCGTCCCACCCCGCCGCGACCACCACGCTGCTGGCGGCGGCCGGCTACCTCCCGGTGGTGCTGTGCGGCCGCAACGACCGGCTCCGCGCCCGGGTCTCCCGCGAGCCCGCGGCGCTGGCCCTGGACTGGGTCGACGACATGCCCGGCCTGCTGGCCGCGTCCCACGCCCTGGTGGACAACGCCGCCGGCCAGACCGCCGTGCAGGCCCTCGCCGCGGGGCTGCCCGTGATCGGCTACCGCCCCCTGCCCGGCCACGGCGCGGACGGGGTGCGCCGCATGGCCGGCCTCGGCCTGTCCGACCTCGCCCCGGACGGCCCCGCCCTGCTGGCGGCCCTCGCCCGGCTCACTGACGACGCCCGCGAACGCGCCGAACGGGTGACCCGCGGCCACGCCCTCTTCCGACACGACCCCCTGGACCACCTGACCGACCTGTGACCCCGGGCCGCCCCGCACGGGAGCCGGGACCGCCCCGCACGACAGGGCGGGCCCCGCCACGTGCCCGGTCACGTCGTGAGGGTGCCGGACGGTGCTGTCGGCCGGGGCGGGGGTGGGATGTGTTCGTGGAGGGGGCCGACCGAGAGGCCCGCTTCGTGACAGTCCTGGACGAGGGCCGGCAGCGCGCCCAGGGCCGCGTGCCAGCAGCCGGGGGCCGAGTGCCGGTCGGAGTCGTGCAACAGGACGGTGCCGCCGCCGCGCAGGTCCGCGGCGATCCGGGCCCGCACGGACGCCGGCGTGGCGTCGGCCGTCCAGTCCCTGCCCCACGCCGACCACAGCACCGTGCGCAGCCCGGCCCGCCGGGCGGCCCGCCAGCGGCTCGTGGTGAGGATGCCGTACGGGGGGCGGTACCAGCGCGGGCGGCACCCGGTGATGTCGTACACCGCGCGGACGCTCCGGTCGAGTTCCTCCGCGGTGCGGGTGAGCGCGGGGCGCCACGGGCGGTCGTGGGTCCAGCCGTGCACCCCGAGTTCGTGTCCGCGCCGTACCGTCTCCCGGGCCAGCGCGGGATGGTCCACCACATGCTCGCCGAGGACGAAGAACGTCGCCCGGATCCCGAGCCCGTCCAGCGCGTCGAGGAAACGCGGGGTCGAGTCCGGGTCCGGTCCGTCGTCGAACGTGAGCGCGACGTGCCGGCGGTGTCCGGTGCCGGAGAGCCCGGGGAAGAGCGGCAGTCGTACGCCGGGGAGCCACGTGGCCGCCGGGCCGATGTGCGCCGCGACGGCACCGGCGGGCAGCAGGACCGCCGCCGCCCGCCACGCGCGGCCGGACCCGAGGAACATCGGTGACCGCCTCCTTCGGCGTGGCGGGTCGGTAGCGGGTCAGTGTCCGCGTGGCGCGGGCGCCCGGGGCCCGTCCCGTTCCGGCGGGCGGTCCGGCGCTGCCGTGTCCCACTGCCCGCCGACGCTCTGGGCGTGTGCCAGGCCGATGCTGCCCGCGCCGATCAGGGCGATGCCGAGCGCCTCCGGGATCAGGTTCAGGCCCAGGTGGATCGTCTCGGCGAACAGGACCCAGCCCAGGACCACGCTGGTGAGCGCGTCGCCGAGGGTGAGGGCCGGCTGCGAGGCCGTCAGCGAACCGGCGCCGAGCGCACCCTGCAACAGCAGGAAGGCGACGAGTCCGGCGACCCCTGTGGCGTACAGCGACCAGTGCCCGAACATCGCCGCGGGTCCGTCCCCGAGCCGCCCCACGGCCTCCTTGAGCAGCGCGGCGGTGGCCGCGAAGGACACGGCGGAGGCGAGGCCGAGCAGCGCCGCCCGGGACGCGCCCTTCGCCGGGAGGGCGGCGACGGCGAGCAGGGCGACGGCACCGAGCACCCCGCCCCCGCCCAGCAGCCAGGCCCGGGGCGGCGCGTCGGTCCGGCCGGCCGTCGGCGCCGCCGCGAGCAGGAACAGGGCCAGCCCCACGGCGAGCGCGGCGAACGCCAGCCAGGTCCGGCCGTCCGGCCGGCGCCGGAAGACGACACTGCCCACAGCCAGTGTGAACAGCAGCTCGGCGGCGAGCAGCGGCTGGACGAGGGACAGGCTGCCGACGGCCAGCGCACCGGCCTGGAGCAGGCCGGACAGTGCCAGCAGTGCGACGCCCGCCAGCCAGGAGCGGCGCCGCAGCACACGGGTGAACCGGCGTACGACGGACCCCGCCCCGCCGCCGTCGTCCGGCTCCTGCACGGCGGCCCGGCGCTGAAGCACCGATGCGGACGCGTTGGACAGGGCCGCGAGCAGGGCGAGCAGCACCGTGACGGCGGTCATGGCCGTTCACCCGAAGCGGCCGGCGAGCCGCCGGTAGAGTCCGGGCGCGGCGCCGCGTACCCGGGCGGGCAGCCGCAGCCAGCCGGGGACGTACACCTCGTCCCGGTCGTGGACGATGGCGGACCACACCGCGTCCGCCAAGCGTTCGGCGGGTACCGGCCGCGGCCACGACCGCGCGTACGGGGTGCCCCGCCGGTCGAAGAACGGCGTGTCGACCACGCCGGGGATGACGTGGCTGACGCCCACCCCGGTGCCGCGCAGCTCGTAGCGCAGGGCGTCGGCGAAGGTGGCGAGGGCGGCCTTCGCCGCGGAGTAGACGGCCTCGCCGCGTACGCCCACGCTGCCGGCGAAGGAGCCGACGAGGACGACGCGTCCCGAGCCGGCCGCGACCATGTGGGGCAGCAGGGCGCGTACGAGGTGGACGGTGGCCAGCAGGTCGACGCCGACGATCTCGTCGATGCGCGCGGCGGGCATGCCGGCGAAGTCCCCGGCCCAGCCCACGCCGGCGCCCGCCACCAGCAGGTCGACGCGGCCGAGGTGGTCCAGGGCGAGGTC contains:
- a CDS encoding ribonuclease BN gives rise to the protein MRRWRRGLHRAWKWLGVRALFAHGRELELMHRAMGFATLALVTLAPLLIVVAAADPLVRGGFASWLTDGMGLSGRSARVLTDVISPPRKVIGTTSVWSAVLLAVFGVSFGGSVQNAYERIWRLAAGPWHRVWRQATWLVVLTAYLYQEVTTKAALHGSQRIVLSTVSAVLFFWWGQRFLLGGQIRWRALLPGALATVIGLVGLRAFSSLVFTPLIVTNALSYGAVGTVLVVESWLIGVGFVIYGGALFGRWFCRHHWMPSHYDGPEYGDDDGPEPLDRLPGALGELPGSSDGPPGTPGERG
- a CDS encoding polysaccharide deacetylase family protein, producing the protein MFLGSGRAWRAAAVLLPAGAVAAHIGPAATWLPGVRLPLFPGLSGTGHRRHVALTFDDGPDPDSTPRFLDALDGLGIRATFFVLGEHVVDHPALARETVRRGHELGVHGWTHDRPWRPALTRTAEELDRSVRAVYDITGCRPRWYRPPYGILTTSRWRAARRAGLRTVLWSAWGRDWTADATPASVRARIAADLRGGGTVLLHDSDRHSAPGCWHAALGALPALVQDCHEAGLSVGPLHEHIPPPPRPTAPSGTLTT
- a CDS encoding DMT family transporter encodes the protein MTAVTVLLALLAALSNASASVLQRRAAVQEPDDGGGAGSVVRRFTRVLRRRSWLAGVALLALSGLLQAGALAVGSLSLVQPLLAAELLFTLAVGSVVFRRRPDGRTWLAFAALAVGLALFLLAAAPTAGRTDAPPRAWLLGGGGVLGAVALLAVAALPAKGASRAALLGLASAVSFAATAALLKEAVGRLGDGPAAMFGHWSLYATGVAGLVAFLLLQGALGAGSLTASQPALTLGDALTSVVLGWVLFAETIHLGLNLIPEALGIALIGAGSIGLAHAQSVGGQWDTAAPDRPPERDGPRAPAPRGH
- a CDS encoding SDR family NAD(P)-dependent oxidoreductase, with product MSHAPPPAGPSDPALPVRDLAAETGSAPRPARSPAGRGGTALVTGASSGIGAAVARRLAAEGGWRLALNGRDITRLEQVAARTGAAALPADLTRPGAHRRLTDLALDHLGRVDLLVAGAGVGWAGDFAGMPAARIDEIVGVDLLATVHLVRALLPHMVAAGSGRVVLVGSFAGSVGVRGEAVYSAAKAALATFADALRYELRGTGVGVSHVIPGVVDTPFFDRRGTPYARSWPRPVPAERLADAVWSAIVHDRDEVYVPGWLRLPARVRGAAPGLYRRLAGRFG